Proteins encoded in a region of the Vicia villosa cultivar HV-30 ecotype Madison, WI linkage group LG5, Vvil1.0, whole genome shotgun sequence genome:
- the LOC131603074 gene encoding uncharacterized protein LOC131603074, protein MADPELEAIRQRRMQELMGRQGAGNQPNPEQQSAQEDAKREAEERRQMMLSQILSAEARERLARIALVKPEKAKGVEDVILRAAQMGQIAEKVTEERLITLLEQINSQTAKQTKVTIQRRRSVLEDDD, encoded by the exons ATG GCTGATCCTGAGCTGGAAGCAATCAGACAGAGAAGGATGCAGGAGCTTATGGGTCGGCAGGGAGCG GGAAATCAACCCAACCCTGAACAGCAGAGTGCTCAGGAGGATGCAAAGAG GGAGGCAGAGGAAAGAAGACAGATGATGCTTAGTCAGATACTGTCTGCTGAGGCACGAGAAAGAC TTGCTCGAATTGCTTTGGTGAAACCAGAGAAAGCAAAAGGTGTTGAAGATGTTATATTGAGAGCTGCTCAAATGGGTCAGATAGCTGAAAAG GTTACTGAAGAAAGGCTCATAACTCTGCTGGAGCAGATTAACAGCCAAACAGCAAAGCAAACAAAAGTTACA ATACAGAGACGTCGAAGTGTTCTTGAAGATGATGATTAG